In Mastacembelus armatus chromosome 5, fMasArm1.2, whole genome shotgun sequence, a single genomic region encodes these proteins:
- the apcdd1l gene encoding protein APCDD1-like, with product MSNRRFSHLLRGVWLLWLWQVVFVAGTGSKLWEVPPTSFTSSLNHSEIQQWEPHCEYRHPHEGMRITADTPPRLDGTWVSTRCEVRPGPEFLTRSYTFHPSRHFQALQHYYTDSSCEDPAYSLMIRGKHRLRQASWITRGGTDAEHHLSKVAIVVHNLAAKQRLVSRLPRTCVGLTLGQMVPGKLYELYNTRAGRGCMASLGFSMLEMGLIRVETQHHSHGGKVQELFLGDIHTDWTQRTQYTPTGYQQPLQNAMHHIHPCPVCALVYRSSEQRPPVLPRSPAAPLSLAGRWVSQRCETRPTVLFLTRDFTFDPNQHAWEGIYRHYSDPTCSQPTFTLRASGHYAQGNPSAKVSGASEFVFKVTQVKVTAMDKPTAKWLNGTRPGKCGQAGDWEVGVEKDLTPTDGCTVLSIKLPHKEYELFKTELDHRRHPLLFIGERPTDGSSPDRPHRRPTSFQPPMMLCSGGQTHPLHRYGSGFNSKQVQLAANGADRLTQLVLLVVGFVLCSLF from the exons TTGTGTTTGTGGCTGGAACTGGAAGTAAACTATGGGAGGTGCCCCCAACCTCCTTCACATCCTCACTGAATCATAGTGAGATCCAGCAATGGGAGCCCCACTGTGAGTACCGCCACCCACATGAAGGAATGAGAATCACAGCAGACACACCCCCAAGACTGGATGGCACTTGGGTGTCAACAAG ATGTGAAGTTCGGCCTGGTCCAGAGTTCCTCACCCGCTCATACACCTTTCACCCCAGTCGTCACTTCCAGGCCCTGCAGCACTActacactgacagcagctgcGAAGACCCAGCCTACTCCCTGATGATCAGGGGGAAGCATCGTCTCCGCCAGGCCTCCTGGATCACCCGTGGAGGAACTGACGCTGAACACCATCTCAGCAAGGTAGCCATTGTGGTCCACAACCTGGCAGCCAAGCAGAGGCTGGTGTCCAGGCTGCCTAGAACCTGCGTCGGTCTGACCTTGGGTCAAATGGTGCCAGGGAAGCTGTACGAGCTGTACAACACCCGGGCAGGAAGGGGGTGTATGGCATCACTGGGTTTCTCCATGTTGGAGATGGGTCTGATACGGGTGGAGACGCAGCACCACAGCCATGGGGGGAAAGTCCAGGAGCTGTTCTTAGGGGATATTCACACTGACTGGACACAGAGAACTCAATACACACCAACAGGATACCAGCAGCCACTGCAGAACGCCATG CACCACATCCACCCCTGCCCTGTGTGCGCTTTGGTGTACCGCTCCTCAGAACAGCGCCCCCCAGTGTTGCCTCGCAGCCCTGCAGCCCCTCTGTCTCTGGCCGGCCGCTGGGTCAGCCAACGCTGTGAAACCCGTCCCACCGTCCTCTTCCTCACCCGAGACTTCACCTTTGATCCTAACCAGCACGCATGGGAGGGCATCTATAGGCACTACTCAGACCCCACCTGCTCTCAGCCCACATTCACCCTGAGAGCCTCCGGCCACTATGCTCAGGGAAACCCCTCTGCTAAAGTCTCAGGAGCCTCCGAGTTTGTCTTCAAGGTCACACAGGTAAAAGTCACTGCCATGGACAAGCCCACAGCCAAGTGGCTTAACGGAACAAGACCAGGAAAGTGTGGTCAGGCAGGAGACTGGGAAGTTGGGGTGGAGAAGGACTTAACGCCCACAGATGGGTGCACGGTGCTGAGCATCAAGCTGCCACACAAAGAGTATGAACTGTTCAAGACTGAGCTGGACCACAGGAGACACCCGCTGCTGTTCATCGGAGAAAGGCCGACTGATGGGTCCAGTCCAGACCGCCCACATAGGAGACCCACTTCCTTTCAACCTCCCATGATGCTTTGCAGTGGGGGACAGACACATCCTTTGCACCGCTATGGATCAGGTTTTAACAGCAAACAAGTGCAGTTAGCAGCAAATGGGGCAGACAGGCTGACACAGCTGGTGTTACTGGTGGTTGGATTTGTGCTGTGCAGCTTGTTCTAG